Proteins encoded by one window of Tunturibacter psychrotolerans:
- a CDS encoding PEP-CTERM sorting domain-containing protein: MRRFVYLLLLVIFVGASASCISASTDCERWFVAYRRELAHSRQVQRIAAAKRRAKLYAQHKIAPAKPKLMPAVARGPRMTRPQTLHHINLACGVLPDGGGDEPLVAEETPGPFHSALPLEDGLDLLPVDLGEMVASNDVPPPPSYGGVSPETPGGPSVYNPGFGGGGGVPPGGPGKGVTAPPGNPGSPSGPGSPGGPGSPGGPGSPSGPGSPSGPGSPSGPGSPSGPGSPSGPPPTIPVVPEPSSYVLVLTGVVGAAGAIRRRFKA; this comes from the coding sequence ATGCGTCGCTTTGTGTATCTTCTGCTCTTGGTGATCTTTGTAGGCGCATCGGCATCGTGCATTAGCGCGTCGACCGATTGCGAGCGATGGTTTGTCGCGTACCGCCGTGAGTTGGCGCACTCCCGCCAGGTTCAGCGAATCGCTGCCGCGAAGCGCCGCGCAAAGCTCTACGCTCAACACAAGATCGCCCCTGCTAAACCGAAGCTGATGCCCGCTGTCGCAAGGGGCCCTCGCATGACCCGCCCGCAAACGCTCCACCACATCAACTTGGCTTGCGGCGTTCTGCCTGATGGAGGCGGCGATGAGCCTCTCGTTGCAGAGGAGACCCCCGGTCCGTTCCACTCCGCACTCCCTCTTGAGGATGGTCTGGATCTCCTGCCGGTCGATCTAGGCGAAATGGTCGCCTCAAACGACGTACCACCACCTCCTTCCTATGGGGGCGTCTCACCCGAGACTCCGGGTGGCCCATCTGTCTACAATCCGGGCTTCGGTGGTGGCGGTGGCGTGCCCCCCGGTGGACCAGGAAAAGGAGTGACCGCCCCTCCTGGCAACCCCGGTTCTCCCAGTGGCCCAGGATCCCCCGGCGGCCCAGGATCCCCCGGCGGCCCAGGATCCCCCAGCGGCCCAGGATCCCCCAGCGGACCAGGATCTCCCAGTGGCCCAGGATCCCCCAGCGGACCAGGATCTCCCAGTGGACCTCCGCCAACGATCCCAGTTGTCCCAGAGCCTTCCAGCTATGTTCTCGTGCTTACCGGAGTGGTAGGTGCCGCAGGTGCCATTCGCCGTAGATTCAAAGCTTAA
- the phoU gene encoding phosphate signaling complex protein PhoU: protein MPRINFQMQLAALKDKLLAMAALSQQALSLSLEAYLTGDMSLCDHVKEIEAAINTAERDVDEMAYDLLAKEQPMAIDLRFILSVIKINGDLERIGDQATNIASRTQFLHESPKISLPIDIPDMGEKVGVMIRRAIQSLLEADAKLAESVLAMDDEIDDMNRDVQNELIEVMQQHPVVSGQALNAIIISRNLERAADHATNIAEDVIFWVRGSDVRHKLSLAEAD from the coding sequence ATGCCGCGCATTAACTTTCAAATGCAACTTGCAGCTCTCAAAGACAAGCTTCTCGCCATGGCGGCACTCTCGCAACAGGCTCTTTCCTTGTCGTTGGAGGCTTACCTGACTGGGGATATGAGTCTTTGCGACCACGTGAAGGAGATTGAAGCGGCGATCAATACGGCGGAACGTGACGTTGATGAGATGGCATACGACCTGCTCGCCAAAGAACAGCCGATGGCGATCGATCTCCGCTTCATCCTGTCGGTGATCAAGATCAACGGGGATCTGGAACGAATTGGGGATCAAGCTACTAACATTGCCTCGCGGACCCAATTCCTGCATGAATCGCCGAAGATTTCTCTGCCAATCGATATTCCGGATATGGGCGAGAAGGTTGGGGTCATGATCCGGCGCGCGATTCAATCGTTGCTGGAGGCCGACGCCAAGCTGGCAGAGTCTGTACTCGCGATGGACGATGAGATCGACGACATGAATCGCGACGTTCAGAACGAGCTGATTGAGGTAATGCAGCAACACCCGGTGGTCAGCGGGCAGGCGCTGAATGCGATCATCATCTCGCGTAACCTGGAGCGCGCAGCGGACCACGCCACCAATATCGCAGAGGACGTGATCTTCTGGGTTCGCGGCTCGGATGTGCGGCACAAGCTCTCGCTGGCAGAAGCAGACTAA
- a CDS encoding nitrite/sulfite reductase, translating into MGTPGAPPVKETKAQKSERLKLAKNPWDAWEEVRQFARDGRDSVLPEWAGLYFKWWGIYTQGDGVGATGGVGGEGKATEYFMMRIGLPNGILNSSQLRVIADLTKTYARNLADITTRQNIQLHWLTIDALPKVVDALTAVGLSPKGACGDVVRNVTGCPLAGIDGHELLDASPLAVEIAHKLTANPEFYNLPRKFKISVTGCPLWCTYPEINDVALTAIKRVADGKEEIGYTLRVGGGLSTEPHLAVRIPAFLRQDQAYAAVHATAEIFREQQELRENRTRARIKYLFMRHGWTAESFLEALETKLGYKLDPSPVSDDVVPDDIYRDHIGVAPQKQLGLSSVGASVLRGRISGEQLHKLAELAEQYGNGELRTTIMQNILIANVPNAKASDLVVALNGMGLQVDVSAFWRGAIACTGTEFCKLAIAETKSFSKWLVSEMEERLPAFDQQIKLHVTGCTNSCGQHWIADIGLEGKKIKKDGKSVDAFYFCVGGAVGRFARTARPLGYRAAADDVPNAIERLLRGYLAARQPEEDLRAYFARVDDDSLRAQLAGTVVDPVDRDAPPVGAGRYAPGE; encoded by the coding sequence ATGGGAACCCCCGGCGCACCACCTGTCAAAGAGACCAAAGCACAAAAGTCCGAGCGTCTGAAACTGGCAAAGAATCCGTGGGATGCCTGGGAGGAGGTTCGGCAGTTTGCCCGGGACGGCCGCGATTCCGTGCTTCCCGAGTGGGCTGGACTCTACTTCAAATGGTGGGGGATTTACACGCAGGGAGACGGTGTGGGAGCGACTGGCGGTGTCGGCGGTGAAGGCAAGGCCACCGAATACTTTATGATGCGTATCGGTCTTCCAAACGGCATCCTAAACAGCTCTCAGCTGCGCGTCATAGCCGATCTTACAAAAACGTATGCTCGAAATCTTGCAGACATCACGACGCGCCAAAATATACAGCTTCACTGGCTGACGATTGATGCGTTGCCTAAGGTAGTCGATGCATTGACCGCTGTGGGACTGAGCCCCAAGGGCGCATGTGGCGATGTAGTTCGGAACGTAACGGGCTGCCCGCTGGCGGGAATTGATGGTCATGAGCTCCTTGACGCTTCTCCGCTGGCAGTTGAGATTGCACACAAGCTGACGGCGAATCCTGAGTTTTATAACCTGCCGAGAAAGTTCAAGATCTCTGTCACCGGTTGTCCTTTGTGGTGCACGTACCCCGAGATCAATGATGTTGCTTTGACGGCGATCAAGCGGGTTGCCGATGGTAAGGAGGAGATCGGCTATACATTGCGTGTAGGTGGCGGTCTTTCGACCGAACCTCATCTTGCAGTGCGTATCCCCGCATTCCTCCGTCAGGATCAGGCATATGCGGCTGTTCACGCCACTGCAGAGATCTTTCGTGAGCAGCAGGAGCTTCGTGAAAATCGCACCCGAGCTCGTATCAAGTATCTCTTTATGCGGCACGGCTGGACTGCGGAGTCCTTTCTCGAAGCGTTGGAAACCAAACTCGGGTACAAGTTGGATCCCAGTCCTGTCAGTGACGACGTCGTTCCTGACGACATCTACCGGGATCACATTGGGGTCGCGCCGCAGAAACAGCTTGGATTGTCTTCGGTGGGTGCCAGTGTTCTACGTGGACGTATCTCGGGCGAACAACTTCATAAATTGGCCGAACTAGCGGAACAGTATGGCAACGGAGAGCTGCGAACCACGATCATGCAGAACATCCTCATCGCGAATGTCCCGAACGCAAAGGCCTCGGATTTGGTTGTTGCGCTGAATGGGATGGGACTGCAGGTGGATGTTTCAGCTTTCTGGCGCGGAGCGATCGCCTGCACCGGCACGGAGTTTTGCAAGCTGGCGATTGCAGAGACGAAGAGCTTCTCGAAGTGGCTCGTCAGTGAAATGGAAGAGCGGCTCCCGGCCTTCGATCAACAGATCAAGTTACACGTAACAGGTTGCACTAATAGCTGCGGACAGCATTGGATCGCTGACATCGGATTAGAAGGCAAGAAGATCAAGAAGGACGGGAAGTCCGTAGATGCCTTCTATTTTTGTGTGGGGGGCGCGGTGGGCAGGTTTGCACGAACCGCCCGTCCGTTGGGATATCGAGCTGCAGCCGACGATGTTCCGAATGCTATTGAGCGGCTGTTGCGCGGCTATCTTGCAGCGCGTCAACCGGAAGAAGACCTCCGTGCTTATTTCGCCCGCGTGGATGACGACAGTCTTCGCGCTCAGCTTGCAGGTACAGTTGTTGATCCCGTTGACCGCGATGCTCCGCCGGTTGGCGCGGGCCGCTATGCCCCGGGAGAGTAA
- the cobA gene encoding uroporphyrinogen-III C-methyltransferase has product MNAAAQPGTVYLAGAGPGDPNLLTLRALRLLETADLILPDDLVSAEILSLSHAGAEIIPVGKRCGQPRITQAEIHVLMLEAARAGRSVLRLKSGDPLIFGRAGEEIGALRSAKIPFEIVPGITTAFAAAARLRTPLTDRSAASKLILATAHHAAEKVDLKPKWTGALPEDATLVIYMPGRKFRALAQDLISSGISGETPCVAISKATAADEHVYISTLDELDDEAVGPAPVILLIGHAIQVPEQVTSLSEALKL; this is encoded by the coding sequence GTGAACGCTGCCGCCCAGCCTGGAACCGTCTACTTAGCAGGTGCAGGTCCCGGCGATCCTAACCTGCTTACGCTCCGCGCACTTCGGTTGCTTGAGACCGCGGATTTGATCCTGCCGGATGATCTGGTCTCCGCTGAAATTCTCTCGCTCTCCCACGCCGGTGCAGAGATAATTCCGGTCGGGAAGCGCTGTGGGCAGCCGCGTATTACGCAGGCCGAGATCCATGTTCTTATGCTGGAGGCCGCACGGGCAGGTAGGTCGGTGCTTCGGCTGAAGTCCGGCGATCCGCTGATCTTTGGGCGGGCTGGCGAGGAGATAGGGGCCTTGCGATCGGCCAAGATCCCGTTCGAGATCGTCCCAGGTATCACGACGGCGTTTGCTGCGGCAGCAAGACTGAGGACTCCGTTAACAGATCGCAGCGCAGCTTCGAAGCTGATTCTCGCGACAGCGCATCATGCGGCGGAGAAGGTGGATCTGAAGCCGAAGTGGACGGGAGCCCTCCCTGAGGACGCCACGCTGGTGATCTACATGCCGGGCCGTAAATTTCGTGCACTCGCCCAAGACCTTATTTCTTCCGGGATCTCCGGCGAGACGCCGTGTGTCGCGATTAGCAAAGCGACCGCCGCTGATGAGCACGTTTATATTTCGACTCTAGACGAACTCGACGATGAAGCTGTTGGTCCTGCTCCTGTGATTCTGTTGATCGGACATGCCATCCAAGTGCCAGAGCAGGTTACAAGTCTCTCAGAGGCGCTTAAGCTTTGA
- a CDS encoding sodium:solute symporter family transporter — protein sequence MYAAAVPTRLHPFDLALIVVYLVGITLFGLRFRSGKDPNARSLRSYFLADQTIPWWAIALSIVSAETSTLTIISIPGVAFAGDFGFLQIVIGYMLGRVVVALIFLPKYFEGRMLTAYQLIDQRFGHTLHKVTAGLFLLTRAAAEGVRVFAVSIVVGIAIGTRDVLSIGIISALTLLYTFEGGMAAVIWTDVVQMAIYIGGTMVAIFTLGTHVPGGWSHIHEVAAAAGKFRLFHFALNLTQSYTFWSGVLGGTFLTMASHGTDQLMVQRMLAARNLRESRLALLSSGAVIFLQFTLFLLIGVGLYVFYGLHPAVFASADRIFPTFIVREMPIGIAGLLVAAILAAAMSNLSAALNSLSSTTVVDFYMHWRPEADDRERMLISRSSTVVWALVLFGVAVYSVFAGGKGHVVEVGLSIASVAYGALLGVFLLGTLTRYATQTGAILGMICGFGLNLLLWLSPGVIKVGPITIPHIAFTWYVLIGSIVTFVVGSLGSLLFRGNRADKLPQKTAAKVALLLFAAPFFLSSRDIAAETQAASHENYDFSAVSTLFDEAISAKKIPGAVVLVGHDGKTIFEKAYGNRALEPAVEPMTTDTVFDMASLTKCLVTATAVMQLYEAHKLQFDDAVAKYLPEFAVNGKQAVTIRELLTHYSGLPEDIDLKDPWGLAAPDKAEGVRRAMNATLETQPGTHFKYSDINYITLGVLVERISGQALNEYAQEKIFNPLGMTHTRYLPFLSACGVKDVHGSAVSVPSPLPVATNVSCTFDGSPGSRGGWVPGVWIPNIAPTAYDNEGSALTNPDYDRMLRGTVHDPTTRRMGGVAGHAGVFSTAGDIALFAQALLDRLAGRQSSFPLEQATLKLMTEPEQPTSAVSGATIFTADGKTTTGVAARGFGWDINSAFSRPRGEVFPIGSFGHTGFTGTSLWMDSRSDSFVVILSNAIHPRGAAPISPLRGQVASAAAIALHLYQKCPADSVCNSEAAVSGGNVLTGIDVLEATHFDVLAQAAKRHDNHLRLGLLTNQTGLDREGRRTIDVLQHSLPGVELKTLFSPEHGLLGTKDTVKIGNDVDPATNLPIRSLYGAKPEQRHPSIESLKDLDAVVIDLQDVGVRFYTYEALVGYFLEAATQTHIEIILLDRPNPNGGIAVQGPVSDAGAESYNNYMPMPVRNGMTLGELALYFNSERRIPSATSSNILVPIHAQLTVVPMQNWSRGQYFDETGLKWTNPSPNLRTPAAATLYPAVGLTEMTNISVGRGTDKPYEHIGAPYINAPELAAYLTARKVPGVSFAPTNFAVAEDVNHYPSHGKTIPGVAFTVTDRGAFNSPEMGIELISALHHLYPEFQLAKAAYLVTNVDTMQALTNMDDPRKIAAGWEKDLTVFERQREAYLLYK from the coding sequence ATGTATGCTGCCGCAGTTCCAACGCGCCTTCACCCCTTCGATCTTGCACTGATCGTCGTCTACCTGGTCGGAATCACGCTGTTTGGTCTGCGCTTTCGGAGTGGCAAAGATCCGAACGCGAGATCACTCCGAAGCTACTTTCTCGCGGATCAAACAATTCCGTGGTGGGCGATTGCGCTGTCTATCGTTTCGGCGGAGACCAGCACGCTCACGATCATCAGCATTCCCGGTGTGGCGTTTGCTGGAGACTTTGGGTTCCTGCAGATCGTGATCGGCTATATGCTGGGCCGCGTGGTAGTGGCACTCATCTTTCTGCCGAAATACTTTGAGGGACGGATGCTAACGGCGTATCAGTTGATCGATCAGCGCTTCGGACATACATTGCACAAGGTGACGGCAGGATTGTTCCTGTTGACCCGGGCGGCGGCGGAAGGGGTGCGGGTGTTCGCGGTGAGCATCGTGGTGGGGATCGCGATCGGGACGCGCGATGTGCTGTCTATCGGGATCATTTCGGCTCTTACGCTGCTCTATACGTTTGAAGGCGGAATGGCGGCGGTGATCTGGACTGATGTGGTTCAGATGGCAATTTATATCGGCGGTACGATGGTTGCGATTTTTACTCTGGGGACACATGTGCCCGGGGGGTGGTCGCATATTCACGAAGTCGCAGCGGCCGCGGGAAAGTTTCGGCTGTTCCATTTCGCGCTGAACTTGACACAGAGCTACACCTTTTGGTCGGGAGTGCTGGGGGGAACGTTCCTGACGATGGCCTCGCATGGGACGGACCAGCTAATGGTCCAGCGAATGCTGGCCGCGCGGAACCTGCGTGAGTCGAGACTAGCGTTGCTTTCGAGCGGGGCCGTAATCTTTCTTCAGTTCACGCTTTTTCTGCTGATCGGCGTCGGGCTTTATGTTTTCTACGGACTACATCCGGCGGTCTTCGCTTCGGCGGATCGAATCTTCCCAACGTTTATTGTGCGAGAGATGCCGATCGGGATTGCCGGGCTGCTGGTGGCTGCCATTCTCGCTGCGGCGATGTCGAATTTGAGCGCGGCTTTGAATTCCCTCTCGTCGACGACTGTGGTGGATTTTTATATGCACTGGAGGCCGGAGGCAGATGACAGGGAGCGCATGTTGATCTCGCGGTCGAGCACGGTGGTGTGGGCGCTGGTGCTGTTTGGAGTAGCTGTATATAGCGTATTCGCCGGGGGTAAGGGCCACGTGGTGGAGGTGGGGTTGTCAATTGCTTCGGTGGCCTATGGTGCTTTGCTCGGCGTATTTCTGCTCGGAACGCTGACCCGCTACGCTACGCAGACGGGGGCGATTCTTGGAATGATCTGTGGATTTGGGCTGAACCTTTTGCTTTGGCTCTCTCCTGGTGTGATCAAGGTTGGACCGATCACGATTCCACATATTGCGTTCACCTGGTACGTCCTGATCGGCTCGATCGTTACGTTTGTGGTGGGGTCCCTCGGCAGTCTTTTGTTCCGTGGGAATCGAGCTGATAAGTTGCCACAAAAGACTGCTGCGAAGGTCGCTCTTTTGTTGTTCGCTGCTCCTTTTTTTCTCTCATCACGCGACATTGCTGCGGAGACTCAAGCGGCCTCTCATGAGAACTACGATTTCAGCGCTGTTTCTACGCTGTTCGATGAGGCGATAAGCGCGAAGAAGATACCGGGTGCGGTGGTGCTTGTGGGCCACGATGGAAAGACGATCTTTGAAAAGGCGTACGGGAATCGTGCGCTGGAACCTGCGGTGGAACCGATGACAACCGATACCGTCTTCGATATGGCTTCGCTGACGAAGTGTCTGGTTACGGCTACGGCGGTGATGCAGCTTTATGAGGCGCATAAGCTTCAGTTCGACGATGCGGTGGCGAAGTATCTGCCGGAATTCGCGGTGAACGGGAAGCAGGCGGTTACGATTCGGGAGTTGCTGACACACTACTCAGGTTTGCCGGAGGATATCGACCTAAAGGACCCCTGGGGACTTGCCGCTCCTGATAAAGCGGAGGGTGTACGGCGGGCAATGAATGCCACGTTGGAGACGCAACCTGGTACGCATTTCAAATATTCGGATATCAACTACATTACGCTTGGCGTGCTGGTGGAAAGGATCAGCGGACAAGCTTTGAACGAGTATGCGCAGGAAAAGATATTCAATCCATTGGGGATGACACACACTCGTTATCTGCCGTTTCTGAGCGCGTGCGGGGTCAAGGATGTTCACGGATCAGCCGTGTCTGTTCCCTCTCCGTTGCCGGTCGCGACGAATGTCTCCTGCACGTTTGATGGCTCTCCGGGGAGTCGAGGTGGGTGGGTTCCTGGTGTTTGGATTCCCAATATCGCGCCAACCGCATACGACAATGAGGGATCGGCACTCACGAATCCGGACTACGACAGAATGCTTCGTGGAACAGTTCATGACCCGACTACGCGACGAATGGGTGGGGTCGCCGGACATGCGGGAGTGTTTTCCACGGCGGGAGATATTGCGTTGTTTGCTCAGGCCCTTCTCGATCGGCTGGCGGGAAGGCAAAGCAGTTTTCCGTTGGAGCAGGCGACGCTGAAGTTGATGACGGAGCCGGAGCAACCTACCAGCGCGGTTTCAGGGGCGACGATCTTTACTGCAGATGGTAAGACGACGACCGGAGTGGCAGCACGGGGATTCGGGTGGGATATTAATTCTGCGTTTTCGCGCCCCCGCGGTGAGGTCTTTCCAATTGGAAGCTTTGGGCATACGGGATTTACCGGCACTTCCTTATGGATGGATTCCAGGAGCGACAGCTTCGTCGTTATTTTGTCGAATGCGATTCATCCCCGCGGAGCAGCTCCTATCTCGCCCCTGCGGGGACAAGTTGCTTCGGCTGCAGCCATTGCGCTTCATCTTTATCAAAAGTGTCCGGCGGACAGCGTCTGCAATTCTGAAGCCGCCGTCTCTGGTGGTAACGTCCTTACCGGAATCGATGTGCTTGAAGCCACTCACTTCGACGTGCTTGCGCAGGCTGCAAAACGCCATGATAATCACTTGCGGCTGGGCCTGCTGACGAACCAAACGGGCCTTGATCGCGAGGGCCGAAGAACTATCGACGTCCTGCAGCATAGTCTTCCTGGAGTTGAATTGAAGACGCTGTTCTCTCCGGAACACGGCCTTTTGGGGACAAAAGATACAGTCAAGATCGGTAACGATGTAGACCCTGCTACGAATCTTCCTATCCGGAGCCTCTATGGCGCAAAGCCTGAACAGCGCCATCCGAGCATAGAGTCCCTGAAGGATCTCGATGCTGTGGTGATCGACCTGCAAGATGTCGGAGTTCGGTTCTACACCTATGAGGCACTCGTTGGATACTTTCTCGAAGCCGCGACACAGACGCATATCGAGATTATCTTGCTCGATCGGCCGAATCCTAACGGTGGTATAGCTGTGCAGGGGCCCGTGTCCGACGCTGGAGCGGAGTCTTATAACAACTACATGCCGATGCCCGTTCGCAATGGAATGACTCTCGGAGAGCTGGCCCTCTACTTCAACAGCGAACGGCGAATTCCCAGTGCAACTTCGAGCAATATTTTGGTCCCGATTCATGCCCAACTTACCGTCGTGCCGATGCAAAACTGGTCTCGAGGGCAATATTTTGATGAGACGGGGTTGAAGTGGACAAATCCAAGCCCGAATCTTCGGACCCCGGCCGCCGCCACTCTTTACCCTGCGGTGGGCCTGACTGAAATGACTAATATCTCTGTCGGTCGCGGAACAGACAAGCCGTACGAGCATATTGGAGCACCCTACATTAATGCGCCGGAGCTAGCTGCATACCTTACTGCGCGCAAAGTTCCCGGCGTGAGCTTTGCGCCGACGAATTTTGCGGTTGCGGAGGATGTGAACCACTACCCTTCTCATGGGAAGACGATCCCTGGAGTTGCGTTCACAGTGACCGACCGAGGCGCATTCAATTCTCCCGAGATGGGAATCGAACTGATCAGCGCGCTCCACCATCTTTATCCTGAGTTTCAATTGGCCAAAGCCGCATATCTGGTTACGAACGTGGATACGATGCAGGCGCTGACAAACATGGACGATCCACGTAAGATCGCGGCTGGATGGGAGAAGGACTTAACCGTCTTTGAGCGCCAACGCGAAGCGTACTTGCTCTACAAGTAG
- a CDS encoding precorrin-2 dehydrogenase/sirohydrochlorin ferrochelatase family protein: MDLFPIFLKIAARPCVVVGAGNLAEAKIDSLLAAHAKVTVIAPEARPRVADMAAEGEIEWLKREYAAGDLTGQFLVVAATDNPVVNRAIFKEATETNILCNAVDDPPFCDFYFPSIVRRGDLQIAISTAGASPALAQRLRKEINAQLPLDVGDWLTDLGNLRREVTQIEPLNEERKWLLHQLAQREVCGYESCPSRLLAREHALKNPLPEKKS; encoded by the coding sequence ATGGATCTTTTTCCTATCTTTCTTAAAATTGCGGCGCGGCCATGCGTTGTCGTTGGAGCCGGGAATCTGGCCGAAGCGAAGATCGATTCGCTGTTGGCAGCTCACGCTAAGGTGACGGTCATTGCACCGGAAGCGCGTCCTCGCGTTGCGGACATGGCCGCTGAAGGCGAGATCGAGTGGCTGAAGAGGGAGTATGCTGCGGGCGACTTGACGGGGCAGTTCCTGGTGGTTGCGGCGACCGATAATCCTGTGGTGAACCGAGCCATTTTCAAAGAGGCAACCGAGACAAACATCCTCTGCAATGCGGTAGACGACCCGCCGTTTTGCGATTTTTACTTTCCTTCAATAGTGCGGCGCGGAGATCTCCAAATCGCCATTTCGACTGCGGGAGCAAGTCCGGCGCTCGCCCAGCGGCTGCGCAAAGAGATCAATGCGCAACTGCCGCTCGACGTTGGCGATTGGCTAACGGACCTAGGCAACCTGCGGCGCGAGGTAACGCAGATCGAGCCGCTCAATGAGGAGCGGAAGTGGCTGCTTCATCAACTGGCACAACGGGAAGTGTGCGGGTACGAGTCCTGTCCTTCACGCCTGCTTGCCCGCGAACATGCTTTGAAGAATCCACTCCCTGAGAAGAAATCGTGA
- a CDS encoding Hsp70 family protein: MLSTHSIGHALGIDFGTTNSSIASARGDGMVELASFPTAAAATESFRSVLYLEQHKHSGRTQIKGFTGPQAIEHYLHAEHKGRLIQSLKSYLTSRTLTGTEVFGRRYTIEDLISRILSDLRLSAERQFGHPVRQATVGRPVRFVGADSVEDDDFAVQRLRQAFLHAGFESVEFEMEPIAAAYAYESTLDHDELILIGDFGGGTSDFSLLHVGPGVRARGRTAKDLLGNSGLGLAGDSFDARIVRKLVSPALGSDSFERSYAQAPDRPASIIPAAPAWIYANLERWHYLSFLKTRNVAEILKSARARAQEPEKIEALINLIEEDLGYQLHQAVQRLKVDLSNHETAKFRFRDGSMDLVATVERTEFEGWIAEDLQSIERCVDTLLATSNISTREVDRVFLTGGTSFVPAVRRIFESRFTSSRVRTGNEFTSVARGLALRAEEAGVGGY, translated from the coding sequence ATGCTTTCGACGCACTCCATCGGCCACGCACTCGGAATTGATTTCGGCACTACGAACAGCTCAATCGCTTCTGCTCGCGGAGACGGGATGGTTGAGCTGGCCTCCTTCCCTACTGCGGCAGCAGCCACGGAGTCGTTTCGTTCTGTGCTTTACCTGGAACAGCATAAGCATTCGGGTCGCACGCAGATTAAGGGATTCACGGGACCACAAGCGATCGAGCATTATCTTCATGCCGAACACAAAGGTCGTCTGATTCAGTCATTGAAGTCTTACCTCACCAGCAGGACACTGACTGGCACAGAGGTGTTTGGACGACGGTACACGATTGAGGATTTGATCTCGCGCATCCTTAGCGATCTGCGGTTGTCTGCAGAACGGCAGTTTGGGCATCCTGTTCGACAGGCTACGGTGGGGCGTCCGGTTCGATTTGTGGGAGCCGACAGCGTTGAGGACGATGACTTCGCAGTGCAGCGGTTGCGGCAGGCGTTTCTTCATGCAGGTTTCGAGTCGGTCGAATTCGAGATGGAGCCAATTGCCGCGGCTTATGCGTACGAGTCAACCCTCGATCACGACGAATTGATCCTGATTGGGGACTTCGGTGGGGGTACCAGCGACTTTTCGCTGCTGCATGTCGGTCCTGGTGTCCGCGCGCGCGGACGGACGGCAAAGGATCTTTTGGGCAACAGCGGATTGGGGCTTGCGGGCGATAGCTTCGATGCAAGGATCGTCCGCAAGCTGGTCTCTCCGGCGCTGGGCTCGGACAGTTTCGAACGTTCTTACGCGCAGGCACCAGACCGTCCGGCAAGCATTATCCCGGCGGCTCCGGCCTGGATTTACGCCAATCTCGAACGCTGGCACTATCTTTCTTTTCTAAAGACACGGAATGTGGCTGAGATACTGAAGAGCGCTCGAGCACGGGCGCAGGAGCCGGAGAAGATCGAAGCACTTATTAACTTGATCGAAGAGGATCTTGGATATCAGCTACACCAGGCTGTGCAGCGTTTGAAAGTGGACCTGTCGAATCATGAAACGGCCAAGTTCCGTTTCCGCGACGGCAGCATGGATCTTGTTGCGACCGTTGAGCGCACGGAGTTTGAAGGCTGGATCGCCGAAGACCTGCAATCGATCGAGAGATGCGTGGACACTCTGCTCGCTACCAGCAACATCTCTACACGAGAGGTGGACCGCGTATTCCTGACTGGAGGGACTAGCTTCGTACCGGCAGTTCGACGCATCTTCGAGTCAAGATTTACCTCGTCGCGAGTTCGCACTGGCAATGAATTTACGTCAGTTGCGCGAGGGCTTGCTCTGCGAGCCGAAGAGGCCGGCGTAGGGGGATACTAA